The genomic interval TATCGCGCTCACGTATATATCCTGCGTTAACTTTTGGGCATTTTCGGAGACGCAGGCGTACTGATCAAAATCCTTAACACCCTCCTCGGCCAACAGGTCGTCGTCGATGTAAAAGTTTCCCGTCCTCGTCCCAGGCTGCCGGCAAAGGATAGCGTAAGCGGCATCAGCCATTATCTCCGGCTTTCTCGAATATTCGTACGAGTCCTTGCCGTGCAGCATCTCTACGGCAGCAGTATAGATGATCGTTCGGGGCCACAACGCATTCACGGAAATGTTGGCATCCGCGTACTCCCTTGCCATG from Anopheles bellator unplaced genomic scaffold, idAnoBellAS_SP24_06.2 scaffold02061_ctg1, whole genome shotgun sequence carries:
- the LOC131214721 gene encoding hydroxysteroid dehydrogenase-like protein 2 gives rise to the protein MAKYGMSMCVLGMAREYADANISVNALWPRTIIYTAAVEMLHGKDSYEYSRKPEIMADAAYAILCRQPGTRTGNFYIDDDLLAEEGVKDFDQYACVSENAQKLTQDIYVSAIYNKAKL